A region from the Salminus brasiliensis chromosome 22, fSalBra1.hap2, whole genome shotgun sequence genome encodes:
- the six2b gene encoding homeobox protein SIX2b isoform X2 yields the protein MSMPPSFGFTQEQVACVCEVLQQGGSIERLGRFLWSLPACEHLHKNESVLKAKAVVAFHRGNFRELYKVLESHQFSPHNHPKLQQLWLKAHYMEAEKVRGRPLGAVGKYRVRRKFPLPRTIWDGEETSYCFKEKSRCVLKEWYSHNPYPSPREKRELAEATGLTTTQVSNWFKNRRQRDRAAEAKERENEGTSQNGHNPLMSQMSESKSPGESSDEEKSPAGSPDPTSSMSPAMLMGSSSGLPALHSFGPSPPGPAPTPTPAPAPAPPSLHA from the exons atgtccatgCCGCCCAGCTTCGGCTTCACGCAAGAGCAGGTTGCCTGCGTGTGTGAGGTCCTTCAGCAGGGGGGGAGCATCGAGCGCCTTGGCCGTTTCCTCTGGTCCTTACCGGCCTGCGAGCACCTGCACAAGAATGAGTCAGTGCTGAAAGCCAAGGCCGTGGTGGCCTTCCACCGGGGCAACTTCAGGGAGCTCTACAAAGTGCTGGAGAGCCACCAGTTCTCCCCACACAACCACCCCAAGCTGCAACAGCTATGGCTCAAAGCGCACTACATGGAGGCAGAAAAGGTGCGCGGGAGGCCCCTTGGGGCTGTGGGAAAATACCGGGTGAGAAGAAAGTTCCCCCTGCCCCGCACCATCTGGGACGGAGAGGAGACCAGCTACTGCTTTAAGGAAAAGAGCCGCTGCGTGCTGAAGGAGTGGTACTCCCATAACCCCTACCCCTCACCCCGAGAGAAGAGGGAGCTGGCCGAGGCCACGGGGCTCACCACCACGCAGGTGAGCAACTGGTTCAAGAACAGGAGGCAGAGGGATCGTGCTGCAGAGGCCAAAGAAAG GGAAAATGAGGGCACAAGTCAAAACGGCCACAACCCCCTGATGTCTCAGATGAGCGAGAGTAAATCTCCGGGTGAAAGTTCGGATGAGGAAAAATCTCCAGCAGGAAGTCCAGATCCCACTTCCTCTATGAGTCCAGCCATGCTGATGGGCTCCAGCTCGGGCCTGCCTGCCCTGCACAGCTTTGGGCCTTCTCCTCCCGGACCAG caccaacaccaacaccagcaccagcaccagcaccaccatCTCTCCATGCATGA
- the six2b gene encoding homeobox protein SIX2b isoform X1 produces the protein MSMPPSFGFTQEQVACVCEVLQQGGSIERLGRFLWSLPACEHLHKNESVLKAKAVVAFHRGNFRELYKVLESHQFSPHNHPKLQQLWLKAHYMEAEKVRGRPLGAVGKYRVRRKFPLPRTIWDGEETSYCFKEKSRCVLKEWYSHNPYPSPREKRELAEATGLTTTQVSNWFKNRRQRDRAAEAKERENEGTSQNGHNPLMSQMSESKSPGESSDEEKSPAGSPDPTSSMSPAMLMGSSSGLPALHSFGPSPPGPGPTTDHHQHHQPHHLQHQHQHQHQHQHHHLSMHDGLLNPMAASLVDLGS, from the exons atgtccatgCCGCCCAGCTTCGGCTTCACGCAAGAGCAGGTTGCCTGCGTGTGTGAGGTCCTTCAGCAGGGGGGGAGCATCGAGCGCCTTGGCCGTTTCCTCTGGTCCTTACCGGCCTGCGAGCACCTGCACAAGAATGAGTCAGTGCTGAAAGCCAAGGCCGTGGTGGCCTTCCACCGGGGCAACTTCAGGGAGCTCTACAAAGTGCTGGAGAGCCACCAGTTCTCCCCACACAACCACCCCAAGCTGCAACAGCTATGGCTCAAAGCGCACTACATGGAGGCAGAAAAGGTGCGCGGGAGGCCCCTTGGGGCTGTGGGAAAATACCGGGTGAGAAGAAAGTTCCCCCTGCCCCGCACCATCTGGGACGGAGAGGAGACCAGCTACTGCTTTAAGGAAAAGAGCCGCTGCGTGCTGAAGGAGTGGTACTCCCATAACCCCTACCCCTCACCCCGAGAGAAGAGGGAGCTGGCCGAGGCCACGGGGCTCACCACCACGCAGGTGAGCAACTGGTTCAAGAACAGGAGGCAGAGGGATCGTGCTGCAGAGGCCAAAGAAAG GGAAAATGAGGGCACAAGTCAAAACGGCCACAACCCCCTGATGTCTCAGATGAGCGAGAGTAAATCTCCGGGTGAAAGTTCGGATGAGGAAAAATCTCCAGCAGGAAGTCCAGATCCCACTTCCTCTATGAGTCCAGCCATGCTGATGGGCTCCAGCTCGGGCCTGCCTGCCCTGCACAGCTTTGGGCCTTCTCCTCCCGGACCAGGTCCCACCACGGACCACCATCAACACCATCAGCCTCATCATCTCcagcaccaacaccaacaccagcaccagcaccagcaccaccatCTCTCCATGCATGACGGCCTCCTTAACCCTATGGCCGCCAGCCTTGTGGACCTGGGCTCGTAA